One region of Quercus lobata isolate SW786 chromosome 2, ValleyOak3.0 Primary Assembly, whole genome shotgun sequence genomic DNA includes:
- the LOC115974356 gene encoding stress-induced protein KIN2-like, with amino-acid sequence MDKSKNASYQAGEAKGQVQEKAGNLADKASNATQSAKESCQEAGQQMKDKAQGACDAVKDKVGANK; translated from the exons ATGGACAAATCCAAGAATGCAAGTTACCAAGCTGGCGAGGCCAAGGGCCAAGTTCAG gaAAAGGCGGGCAACTTGGCGGACAAGGCAAGCAATGCTACTCAATCTGCCAAGGAATCATGCCAAGAG GCTGGCCAGCAGATGAAGGATAAGGCACAAGGGGCTTGTGATGCTGTTAAGGATAAAGTTGGAgcaaacaaatga